The Microlunatus soli genome contains the following window.
CACGTGAAACGCCGACGGTGCCGAAGATGCCGGCGCCGACGTCCACCCGGACCTTGGTGATCGCCAATCAGAAGGGCGGCGTCGGCAAGACGACGACCTCGGTCAACCTCGCAGCTGCCCTGGCCCTGGGTGGACTGTCTGTCCTGGTCGTCGATCTCGACCCGCAGGGAAATGCTTCGACAGCTCTCGGTGTCGACCACGCCTCCGGCACCAAGGGGACCTACGAGGTCCTGATCGATGGCGACCCGATTTCCGACTACGTGGTCGACTCGCCGGAGGCGCCGAACCTGCACGTGTTACCCGCAACCGTCGACCTCGCCGGCGCCGAGATCGAACTCGTCTCCGTCGTCGCCCGAGAGAATCGGCTCAAGCGCGCTCTGAAGAAGTACGTGGATGAGAATCCCGTGGACTACGTGCTGATCGACTGCCCGCCGTCCCTCGGGCTGCTCACCCTGAACGCGCTGGTCGCCGCGCGCGAGGTGCTGATCCCGATCCAGTGTGAGTACTACGCGCTCGAGGGCGTCTCCCAACTGATGAACACGGTCGATCTC
Protein-coding sequences here:
- a CDS encoding ParA family protein, which produces MPAPTSTRTLVIANQKGGVGKTTTSVNLAAALALGGLSVLVVDLDPQGNASTALGVDHASGTKGTYEVLIDGDPISDYVVDSPEAPNLHVLPATVDLAGAEIELVSVVARENRLKRALKKYVDENPVDYVLIDCPPSLGLLTLNALVAAREVLIPIQCEYYALEGVSQLMNTVDLVMAELNDELVLSTVLLTMYDARTRLAAQVADEVRAYFSEQTLPTVIPRSVRISEAPSYGQTVLTYHPESAGAVSYLEAAHEIARRGVKESS